In Pongo pygmaeus isolate AG05252 chromosome 19, NHGRI_mPonPyg2-v2.0_pri, whole genome shotgun sequence, the genomic stretch ggcaggcagatcacttgagatcaggagttcgagaccagcctggccaacatggtaaaaccccatctctactaaaaatgaaaaattagccaggcttgatggcccgtgcctgtaattccagctattcaggaggctgaggcagaagaattggttGAGAATTCTTCTCAACCAGGAGGAGaaagttatagtgagctgagatggcaccactgcactccagcctaggcgacagagcaagtctctgtctctaaataaataaataaataaaattacgcACCATAAAAGTAACTTTAGGTGTATCAATTAAAATAAAgacttcaggctgggcacagtggctcacacctgtaattccagcactttgggaggccgaggcaggagggttgtgtgagctcaagagttcaagactagcttgggcaacatagcaagaccctgtccctactaaaaatttaaaaaatcagccaggcgtggtgctgcctgcctctagtctcagctactctggaggctgaggtgggcggattgcttgggcctggtgctcaaggctgcagtgagccatggttgcaccactgcactccaacctgggcgacagagcaagactctgtctcaaaaaaaaaaaaagatttcataaaCTTGCTGGTTAGatagtattaaaattatttggtCAGGCTTTTAAATAACTACTTTCTATCAGtctaggaattttaaaaatctttgacttttacagattaaaacataaaaaagaaatataagcaataaaaatattaaatcaaaataaaaaaataaaaaaataaaaaacaacaaaaaaatccaagaGTGCTTCCAAGTTTAGCTTGCCTTCCACTCAGGTGGGAGAAAGTTCAAATATTGCTGATCtacacaaaatatcaaaaattagtaTGTTTTCATAACTTACTCATTTTAATTAATAACTCAATGAGCAATAACAGAAGTTCATTTCCAGTAATTGACTATGATTATTTAGCAGTCTGTGGTGctagagaaaatatgaaaatttaaagcagatatatatatatatatacacacacacacacagtttttgagacagtatcttgctctgccactcagctggagttcagtggtatgatctcagcttactgcagcctcaacctcccaggcccaagcagtcctcccacctcagcctcccaaagtgctataattacaggtgtgagctgccatgcctggccaaaagcatatttatttaaaatactactgctaggccaggtatagtggctcatgcctataagcccaacactttgggaggccgaggagggaggatcgcctgagcctaggagttccagaccagcctgggcaacatggggaaatctgatctctacaaaacaacaacaacaataagccataacaaacaaaaattagccaggcttaatctagagatgatttaaaagtaTTACAGGAGGGCTGgccatagtggcttatgcctgtaatccagccactggggaggctgagtggaaggattccttgagcccaggaatttaggACCAGCCacgacaacatagcgagacagcTCTCCCACCCCccagaaataaaaaaacttacctgggcatggtggcacacacacctgtagtcctaactacttgggaagttgaggcagaaggatcccttgcacccaggagttcaaggatggtCCGTGCACGCACTTCATCTGGGCCTGCAGTGAAATAGGCTGCTACCTTCCTGCCTGACCGGAGGGGCTGGGGGGAATCGCAGCAGGGAGAAAGCAATCCCTTCATCCCAGTTGCCAAACAGAACCCCCTACCCCCTggatttttcttctccctctatCCCTGATGGTTCTGGCTTTCCCAAACTGCTTTTGATCTTCTGAttcctcctgggttgaagcagaccagtattattttttttaacaacacccccactcctctccctccccatgctgccaacttcttcttcttttatttattttttttattttttatttttttagtagagatggggtttcactgtgctgaccaggctggtctttaactcctgacctcaagtgattcacctgccttggcctcccaaagtgctaggattacaggcgtgagccactgcacctggcctcaatatgatgttttgatacatgtactacatgaacactttttttttttttttgagacagagtctcgctccattgcccaggctggaatgcagtggcgtgaccatggctcactgcaacctccacctcccaggttcaagtgattctcatgcctcagcctcctgaatagctgagattacggacatgcaccaccatgcccggctaattttttgtatttttaatagagatggggtttcaccatgctggccaggctggtctcaaactcccgggcttgtaccactgagcccagccaccatgcccggccagaaataTGAGTGGTTTTTGTTTATTGATCTTGGACCCTACAACATTGCTGTACTTGTTTATTAGTTCttatatgatttattatttttgacacataataattgcacttatttatggggtacagtgtgatttttcttttttttttgagacggcgtctcactctgttgccttggctggagtgctgtggcgccatctcggctcactgcaacctccccctcctgggttcaagcgattccagtgcctcagcctcccgagtagctgggattacaggcatgtgccaccacatccagctaatttttgcatttttagcaatgatggcatttcaccatgttgcccaggctggtctcgaacttctgacctaaggtgatccacccaccttgccctctgaaagtgctaggattacaggcatgagccaccatgcccagcctcaaggcAATCCTATCAAAACCCCAGTTCTCTTCCTTGCACAGATTgtcaagctgatcctaaaattcagattaaaatacaagagttggccaggcatggtggctcatgcctgtaatcccaacactttgggaagctgaggcgggataattgcttgaggccaggaatttgggaccagactgggcaacatggtgagactctctACCAAAAACTACTACAACAAAATTAGAGTGGtgtagtggcttgtgcctgtaatctcacctatctgggaggctgaggtgggaggattgcttgaacccaggaggtagaggcagcAGCGAACCATGTTCACACctctgcactcaggcctgggtatcacagtgagaccctgtctctaaaaaaaacagaaacaaaaacaagggaACCTAGAGCAACCACTGAAAAAAgctgttaaaaagtaaaaaaaaaaaaaaaaaaaaaaagaagtacaatgaacaggctaagaaaaaaattaaaaaataaaaaggtgagaAAAAATGAAGTCATATAAAATGGTCAGTTAAAACtacaaaagggagaaaaatagtGAAAGAAATACAAGGGAcacaaaatagccaaaacaaccttgagaaagaacaaagttgaaggactggcacttcctgatttcaaaacagcactgtattagtctggtttcatactgctataaataacttcctgagactaggtaatttataaagggaagaggtttaattgactcacagttcagcatggctggggaggcctcaggaaacttacaatcaaggtgaaggggaagcaaggcgccttcttcacaaggcagcaggaagaagtgccaagagaaaggggaaagagccccttataaaacaatcagatcttagGAGAACTCagtgtcacgagaacagcatggggaactgcctccatgattcaatgacctccacCTGGtttctcccttgacacatggggatgatggtgattatggggattacaattcaacataagatttgggtggggacacaaagcctaaccatatcaagtacaaagctatagcaatcaagacagtgtggtactggtataagaACATTCAACATTCATATAGATCAATGCAATAGAattagagcccagaaataaacccttacattcatggtcaactgatttttgacaaagatgccaagaaaatTCAGTTAGAAAGAGCCTttcaatatatggtgctgggacaactgaattgtaaaaaaattaatttggacTCTTATGtcacaccatacataaaaattaactcaaaatgtaagaactaaaactgtacaacttatagaaaaaatatacaagtaaatttaaaattttatttatttatttgtttttggagacagggtcccactctcacccaggctgaagtgcagaggtgTGAACATGGTTCActatagcctccacctcctggactcaagcaatcctcccacctcagcctcctgagtagctgggaccacagaaatacgccaccatgcctggctactttttaattttttttttttttttgagacagggtctcactattttgcccaggctaatcttcaactcctggtctcaagtctcagcctcccaaaagtgctgagattacaggtgtgagccaccatgaccccCCAAAGTAAATTTTCTTGGGTTAGAGAATGTTTTCTTAGACACAACattaaaagcacaagcaaccaaagaaataaatagataaactgggattcatgaaaactaaaaattttagtGCTTCAAAaaataccatcaagaaagtgcaagtacccacagaatgagagaaaatatttgcaaatcatatatctgatatgggacttgtattcagaatatattctAAAAAAACTCTTACGACCCAATTAAGATAAAACCCATAattgtcttctttaaaaaatgcatctgaaaagacatttttccaaagaagatatgcaaatggacaatgagcacatgaaaagatgctcaatgtcattagccatcagagaaatgcaaatcaaaatcaaaatgagatacTACATCATTCCcgctagaatggctataatcaaaaagatagATAACAAGTGttagaatgtggagaaattggcaCTCTCCCGCACTGCAACTGGGAATGCtaaatggtgtagccactttggaaaatagtctggcagttcctcaaaaggttatcATACGACCCAGCAACTTCATTCCTTGTACATAtactcatgaaaaataaaaacatatatccacataaaaacttgtacataaatgttaataatagcattattcataataatcaaCACAagaacaatctaaatgtccatcatctggtgaatgattaaacaaaatgtgatatatccatacaatggaatattatttgaccataaaaaggaatgaagtactgacacattCTGCAACATAAATAAACCTTGAAAgcattaagctaagtgaaaaaagctggcgtggcatagtggctcatgcctgtaatctcagcactttgggaggccgaggcagtaggattgcccaggagtttgtttttgtttttgtttttttccaaatgttttattGAGTATAGACATCTGGAGTACTATAAAACATGCATTATCTTTCTTCTTCGGTTGTTGAGTTGTGTTAAATTTGAAGAAGATAATATCTTCTTCAATATAATTTCAATATAATATCTTCTTCAATATAATTTCTGCTTTGTTGTCTGTACTTTCCAGCAGCCTTGACTGCATTTTCAGAACCTTCCCATCTAAAATCTTCATATTTCATTACTTCAGCCGTAATGCGTCCCTTTTCAAAATCTGTGTGAATTTTTCCTTGCAGCCTGAGGATCCTTAGTCTCTTTCCTGATGGTCCATGCACGCACTTCATCTGGGCCTGCAGTGAAAAAGTATTCTAGTTGGAGTGCTGCAAACCCAGCCTTAATGATCTTTGGCAAAGCACTTTGTGTCTTGTTCGCTTCCAGTTACTTCTGTCTCTCTTCAGCATTCAATTCTTGCCAAGACCCCACTAAAAGGAATGACAAAGGCACCTGGGTCATACTTGTCCACCcactctttaattttatttttatcaaccatttttttttttttttttttttttgagacagagtcttgctctgtcgcccaggctagagggcagtggcgcaatctcggctcactgccacctctgcctcctgggttcaagcaattctcctgactcagcctcccgagtagctgggattacaggagcatgccaccatgcctggctaatttttgtatttttagtagagacagggtttcaccatattggccaggctggtctccaactcctgacctcgtgatccacccacctcggcctcccaaagaggttTTAGTTTTTTATCTCCTCCTCTCACAGCCACCTTTTCTAGTTTATCTGTAATGGACCCAATCATCTCCTCCTCTTTAAGCTGAAGCTCTTCACGTATTATATCTGTATCTCCAATAGGATCTACACTTCCTTCAACATGCATGATATCATCATCTTCAAAAGCACGTGTTAGATGAAAGATGCCATCACAGACATTaaaatgggatttaaaaaaaaaaaaaaagcattccccAGGCCCTGCCCATTGTGAGCTCCTTTCACAAGGCTGGCAATATCCACTACATTTAGAAAGGCAGGAATTTTGCTTGCTGGTTTGTGGTACTGGCAAAGAAAGTCAAACCTTTCATCTGGTACAAGTACTCTGCTCTCATTAGGATCAGTGGTGCTGAATGGGAAGTTTCCTGCTGAAGCCTGACTATTGGTTAATACATCGAAGAAGGTAGATTTCCCAACATTTAGGAATCCACCAATACCAATTTTCAGTGAGGTTCCAAATCTTCCAATGATTGGGGGTGGTTTAATTCCATCACTTCTCTCTTTCCAGGGCATCGTGCTTGGCCTTGGCGATGACACGGGGCCCCAGCGACTGCGAGAGAAAGGTCCTACCGGCAGccggaggagggaaggaaggagagaatgcAGGCCCGGCCCCTCCGCCGAGCACCACGCACTTCGCACTTCGGCGGCGGAACGGGGGAGCGGGGGAGGGCCGGGCGCCGAACGGCCAAGCCCAGGcatttgaaactagcctgggcaacatagcaagaccctgtctcaaaggcaaggcagggcagggcagggcaacatagcaagaccctgtctcaaaggcagggcagggcagggcagggcagggcaacatagcaagaccctgtctcaaaggcaaggcaaggcagggcaaggcagggcagggcagggtaaggcagggcagggcagggcagggcagggcaaagCCAGTCACAGAGGCCACAtaattatgattccatttatatgaaatgtctggaATAGGCAAGTCCACGGAGACAGAATGTAGATCAGTGATTGTCAGGTCCTGGGGGAAtgaaggaatggggaatgaatgCTAAAGGCTATGGAGTTTtgggggattttttgtttttttttggagagaagaaaatgttcaATGGACAATGGTAATGAttacacaactctgtgaatatactaaaacccacCGAATTGTGTACTTTAAAGGGGTGAAGTCTATGCTATGTCaataataaagctgttatttaaaaaacacacttGGGGTTTGTTGTCTGGTACAGAGGTGACTTTCAGATTTGTGCTGGTGGCAAGAGGGGAAAACAACTGCAAGGGCAGCAACTGCTGCTAAAGAAACACCAGCCGTTTCTAATTTTACACTGTCCTATATTTTGCTGTGAGTTTCGTAGCTTTCGATAATGCTATACTAGAGGCCAAAACAGAAatgccttttatattttattataacagcTAAACTGGGAAATAAACTCAccaattgcttttttaaaaaggaaatgagctaAAAACAACATAGATGTAAGTGGAGCTTAAATAAACCTTTGCTTAGTAAGATGAATATTTCACAAGACAGGGAGAGTTTGGTAGTAAAAATAAAgtgttacattattttaaaaagcattttgtttcatttactgtAGATGgccaaacatcattttaaaacatatggTAAATCTGTTGGGtagtaaaaagaaatgacatcttgtttccattttcttattctttccagTTTATCTCTTTATTGTAAATCATTTTCCATTGTGGGAGGATATTAAATTTAAATCAAACTGAGAAGGAAAAAAGCAGGACTTATGTTCATAAATTCATGTTTCTCTTAGTATTGCTGCCTCTTACAGCCATTTTATGAAGAATACTATGGCCTAAgtagttaatattattttaagatttttcaaaTTGGTCTATTCCTGGATCTAAACAAATTGGAAAATTggaagtttcttttcatttctttttttttagacagtctccctctgtcacccagcatggagtgcagtggcacagccttggctcactgcagtctccacctcccaggttcaagtgattctcctgcctcagcctcctgagtagctgggattacaagcgcgcgccaccatgcctagctaattttgtatttttagtagagatggggtttagccatgttggccaagctggtctcaaactcctgacctcaggtgatctgcctgcctcggcttcccaaagtgctgggataacaggcatgagccaccgtgcctggccggaagTTTCTTCTCTTGAGCAAACAGTTCTGTTTATAGGTCAAGAAACCTAtttacaaaaagaacaaaaaatttatgtaattatgatataaacattttaaataaattgtaatactctttcatgataaaagaTCCATGAACCAGAACTGGTAAATATTTAAGGAACAATattaaagtttgtttg encodes the following:
- the LOC134737580 gene encoding ribosome-binding ATPase YchF-like, producing the protein MRDFWVSKGESQAPGYSEFSEEICAQMKCVHGPSGKRLRILRLQGKIHTDFEKGRITAEVMKYEDFRWEGSENAVKAAGKYRQQSRNYIEEDIILKLY